A window of the Brachyhypopomus gauderio isolate BG-103 chromosome 14, BGAUD_0.2, whole genome shotgun sequence genome harbors these coding sequences:
- the nmnat2 gene encoding nicotinamide/nicotinic acid mononucleotide adenylyltransferase 2, with the protein MTETTKTHVILLSCGSFNPITKGHIHMFEKAREYLHKTGRFIVIGGIISPVHDSYGKPGLVPSRHRLTMCQLAVQSSDWIRVDPWECYQDTWQTTCSVLEHHRDLMKRVTGCILSNVNSPSTTPVIGQPQNTTSPIYQNRNTVDKPTAIKLWGKMSEGLGKICCVRPHVEHFTFVDENANLGTAVRYEEIELRILLLCGSDLLESFCIPGLWNESDMEVIVGDFGIVVVPRDRADTERIMNHSSILRKYKENIIVVKDDLNHPMSIVSSTKSRLALQHGDGHVVDYLCQPVIDYILQTQLYINASG; encoded by the exons ATGACGGAGACCACCAAAACGCACGTTATTTTACTGTCATGTGGAAGTTTTAACCCCATCACAAAGGGACATATTCATATGTTCG AAAAAGCCAGAGAGTATCTGCATAAGACTGGGAGATTCATCGTGATCGGGGGGATCATCTCACCCGTACATGACTCTTATGGCAAACCG GGCCTCGTGCCTAGCAGACATCGCCTCACCATGTGTCAGTTGGCAGTTCAGTCCTCTGATTGGATCAG GGTGGACCCTTGGGAGTGTTATCAGGACACCTGGCAGACGACCTGCAGTGTCCTAGAACACCACCGAGATCTCATGAAG AGAGTGACAGGATGTATTCTATCAAACGTGAACTCTCCCTCCACAACTCCTGTGATTGGCCAGCCCCAGaacaccacctcccccatcTACCAGAACCGCAACACAGTGGACAAGCCCACAGCCA TTAAGCTTTGGGGCAAGATGAGTGAGGGTCTGGGCAAAATCTGCTGTGTACGCCCACATGTGGAGCACTTCACCTTTGTGG ATGAGAACGCCAACCTGGGCACGGCGGTGCGCTACGAGGAGATTG AGCTTCGCAtcctgctcctgtgtggcagtgacctgttagagtccttctgcATTCCTGGTCTGTGGAATGAAAGTGAT ATGGAGGTGATTGTGGGAGATTTTGGGATAGTGGTGGTGCCACGTGACAGAGCTGACACTGAACGGATAATGAatcactcctccatcctccgcAAGTACAAG GAAAACATCATTGTAGTGAAGGACGACCTCAACCATCCGATGTCAATTGTCAGTTCAACAAAGAGCAG ACTGGCTCTCCAGCATGGAGACGGTCATGTCGTGGACTACCTGTGTCAGCCGGTGATTGACTACATCTTGCAGACTCAACTGTACATCAACGCCTCTGGATAG